In the genome of Drosophila yakuba strain Tai18E2 chromosome 3R, Prin_Dyak_Tai18E2_2.1, whole genome shotgun sequence, one region contains:
- the LOC6537115 gene encoding cingulin isoform X2 translates to MFDCATNFEPSSPPCPHALVCKMKADNFFKYGAPLYQPKNTNRSHLHSHSHSQNQPQAHTGNIGHLTSSPLLTSDDLRHLTQQRSTGYSDRESLASVSSAGGRIKRRSRNFPMKSSKGGITKKSKTMDYTNYAYNEAVGRLKVMLADNSYVAPKLGGGVSSYLRNLNEDSGDNFSDNLSVIERPVFSDISKYLSPSQKSRISSYRPKKSYTTGYLSASKENLASTPSLYPSATVPAAPLPADSVPAPVEIFSFIEKQEDYIDQLEKESKYCRNELTNLLGKVKDVINENEQLTENARSELVGLGSGNSKHPIATTSPSSDSDEHLMFASGRKTPLTPRKGASKGQVQSPRYASAPNIVYEARISELEAELMQASIDLRRLRTENEELKRKLAHTDPLTTVATLSGGSNCELHRKQLENLQQDKQTLEESVRHLQRLLDEAKAQSQGSASSKRYINDLVQMERSQAELEVRHLRDELDRQHERVRELQHEMARRLAEERASAERRYNSQVDQLGGDLSCQWEQVSKLQLDLERQKRYETDLKRDVASRNSQIEELKMELRANRTTFLADMAQVNAEKQSLEQDITALRLQLDRAARESKTEAARLNAEINSLRQRLDRGDADLLHSKREVLRLNDEIANLEKELAYGELKNEIRPTKKDLDKRISELQDKHAGTVNELEEMITSQKQLMDKLTSECKTLTGKLEDTTYKHKEEISALQSNLEYLSNRMLSNEEHMSKLDSSPHDYTSLVPGKEPEAEVKEADRPDKDPI, encoded by the exons ATGTTTGATTGTGCCACAAACTTTGAGCCAAGTTCCCCCCCGTGCCCCCATGCCCTTGTGTGTAAAATGAAAGCAGACAACTTCTTCAAGTACGGCGCCCCTTTGTACCAACCGAAAAATACCAATCGGAGCCACTTGCACTCGCATTCGCACTCGCAGAACCAACCGCAAGCCCACACCGGCAACATCGGCCATCTGACATCGTCGCCGCTTCTGACGAGCGACGACCTGCGTCATCTCACCCAGCAGCGGTCCACCGGATACTCGGACAGGGAGAGCCTCGCCAGCGTGAGCAGTGCGGGTGGCCGGATAAAGAGGCGATCGAG aaatttcCCGATGAAGTCCTCGAAGGGAGGCATCACCAAGAAGAGCAAGACCATGGATTACACCAACTACGCCTACAATGAGGCAGTGGGTCGCCTCAAGGTAATGCTGGCCGACAACTCCTACGTTGCACCCAAGCTAGGAGGAGGTGTGTCGTCCTATTTGCGCAACCTCAACGAGGATTCCGGCGACAACTTCTCCGACAACCTATCG GTAATTGAGCGACCCGTCTTCTCGGACATTTCCAAGTACTTGTCGCCCAGTCAGAAGTCGCGGATTAGCTCCTATCGTCCCAAGAAGAGCTATACCACGGGATATCTCTCGGCTTCCAAGGAGAATCTAGCTTCCACTCCTTCACTCTACCCGAGCGCCACAGTTCCGGCTGCTCCTCTTCCCGCGGACAGTGTCCCGGCCCCTGTGGAGATCTTCAGCTTTATCGAGAAGCAGGAGGACTACATCGATCAGCTGGAGAAAGAATCCAAGTACTGTCGCAACGAGCTGACCAATCTGTTGGGTAAAGTCAAGGATGTGATCAATGAAAACGAGCAGTTGACGGAGAACGCTCGCTCTGAGTTGGTGGGTCTTGGTTCGGGAAATTCCAAGCATCCCATTGCCACCACTAGTCCTTCCTCGGACAGTGACGAGCACTTGATGTTCGCCAGTGGACGTAAGACACCTTTGACCCCGAGGAAGGGTGCCTCCAAGGGACAGGTGCAGAGTCCTCGTTATGCCAGCGCTCCGAATATTGTTTACGAGGCCAGGATCAGCGAACTGGAAGCCGAACTGATGCAGGCCAGCATCGATCTGAGGCGTCTGCGTACGGAGAACGAGGAGCTGAAGCGGAAGCTGGCACATACGGATCCTCTAACCACTGTGGCCACCTTATCGGGAGGATCCAACTGCGAATTGCACCGCAAGCAGCTGGAGAACCTGCAGCAGGATAAGCAAACTTTGGAGGAGAGTGTTCGCCACTTGCAGAGACTACTCGACGAGGCAAAGGCCCAGAGTCAGGGCAGCGCCTCGTCCAAGCGGTATATCAACGACTTGGTGCAGATGGAGCGCTCCCAGGCCGAGCTGGAGGTACGCCACCTGCGGGATGAACTGGATCGCCAGCACGAGCGGGTCAGGGAGCTGCAGCACGAGATGGCCAGGCGGTTGGCCGAGGAGCGGGCCAGTGCCGAAAGGCGCTACAACAGCCAGGTGGATCAACTGGGCGGAGATCTGAGTTGCCAATGGGAGCAGGTGTCCAAGCTGCAGTTGGATCTGGAGCGCCAGAAGCGGTATGAAACGGATCTCAAGCGGGATGTGGCCAGTCGCAATTCGCAGATCGAAGAGTTGAAAATGGAACTAAGAGCCAACAGGACCACCTTCCTGGCGGACATGGCGCAGGTGAATGCAGAGAAGCAGTCTCTGGAGCAGGACATCACCGCGCTTCGCCTTCAGCTGGATCGGGCTGCCAGGGAGTCCAAGACGGAGGCAGCTCGTCTTAATGCGGAAATAAACTCGCTGAGGCAGCGCCTGGATCGTGGGGATGCTGATCTCCTGCACTCCAAGCGAGAGGTACTGCGGCTCAATGACGAGATAGCCAATCTCGAAAAGGAG CTTGCTTATGGGGAGCTGAAGAACGAGATACGACCCACCAAAAAGGATCTGGACAAGAGGATCTCTGAGTTGCAGGATAAGCATG CGGGAACGGTAAATGAGCTTGAGGAAATGATAACATCTCAGAAGCAACTCATGGATAAACTGACCAGCGAGTGTAAGACCTTAACGGGCAAATTAGAGGACACGACCTACAAGCACAA AGAGGAAATATCTGCTTTACAATCGAATCTAGAGTATCTATCCAATCGCATGTTGAGTAATGAGGAGCATATGAGTAAATTAGATAGCTCACCCCACGATTATACTAGCTTAGTACCAGGAAAAG AACCGGAAGCTGAAGTCAAGGAGGCGGATCGGCCCGATAAAGACCCTATTTAG
- the LOC6537115 gene encoding uncharacterized protein LOC6537115 isoform X1: MFDCATNFEPSSPPCPHALVCKMKADNFFKYGAPLYQPKNTNRSHLHSHSHSQNQPQAHTGNIGHLTSSPLLTSDDLRHLTQQRSTGYSDRESLASVSSAGGRIKRRSRNFPMKSSKGGITKKSKTMDYTNYAYNEAVGRLKVMLADNSYVAPKLGGGVSSYLRNLNEDSGDNFSDNLSVIERPVFSDISKYLSPSQKSRISSYRPKKSYTTGYLSASKENLASTPSLYPSATVPAAPLPADSVPAPVEIFSFIEKQEDYIDQLEKESKYCRNELTNLLGKVKDVINENEQLTENARSELVGLGSGNSKHPIATTSPSSDSDEHLMFASGRKTPLTPRKGASKGQVQSPRYASAPNIVYEARISELEAELMQASIDLRRLRTENEELKRKLAHTDPLTTVATLSGGSNCELHRKQLENLQQDKQTLEESVRHLQRLLDEAKAQSQGSASSKRYINDLVQMERSQAELEVRHLRDELDRQHERVRELQHEMARRLAEERASAERRYNSQVDQLGGDLSCQWEQVSKLQLDLERQKRYETDLKRDVASRNSQIEELKMELRANRTTFLADMAQVNAEKQSLEQDITALRLQLDRAARESKTEAARLNAEINSLRQRLDRGDADLLHSKREVLRLNDEIANLEKELAYGELKNEIRPTKKDLDKRISELQDKHEPICDLAMPTTTSAPLTTTTVAAPTTIKESANEFTLPPDLQLADFPGDVAADVAAATTADAVAGEGDEILQNIIRSNERLAKELAKMPPLPKISSYKKSRSRAEPPTPIAAASAATAATPATSKIKCFCPSFMRHRHEHEHIHTLRRRSSGSNSNCSSETNVACCRSSRNSSNSRPTATSASPAAAAATSASKARTQTTHSKSMKCHGHESTSTLDTHHQHEHHRTTSSSSTTTNAGCCHPCKTDPLPWLQQHLVLNQILSSTSSATACQPTCQVQHLTVDADSMAATSADATSTACRGPGSNALSASIKPKLYFEQLLRRDGCHKKPRPPVKVDVNVRLVPKQKQPRSKVTHSLNETFVKEVDEVAQAMNETFVKETSPELAEIDEQLAELESNREREDREDHEEVDEETEEQEQATKL; this comes from the exons ATGTTTGATTGTGCCACAAACTTTGAGCCAAGTTCCCCCCCGTGCCCCCATGCCCTTGTGTGTAAAATGAAAGCAGACAACTTCTTCAAGTACGGCGCCCCTTTGTACCAACCGAAAAATACCAATCGGAGCCACTTGCACTCGCATTCGCACTCGCAGAACCAACCGCAAGCCCACACCGGCAACATCGGCCATCTGACATCGTCGCCGCTTCTGACGAGCGACGACCTGCGTCATCTCACCCAGCAGCGGTCCACCGGATACTCGGACAGGGAGAGCCTCGCCAGCGTGAGCAGTGCGGGTGGCCGGATAAAGAGGCGATCGAG aaatttcCCGATGAAGTCCTCGAAGGGAGGCATCACCAAGAAGAGCAAGACCATGGATTACACCAACTACGCCTACAATGAGGCAGTGGGTCGCCTCAAGGTAATGCTGGCCGACAACTCCTACGTTGCACCCAAGCTAGGAGGAGGTGTGTCGTCCTATTTGCGCAACCTCAACGAGGATTCCGGCGACAACTTCTCCGACAACCTATCG GTAATTGAGCGACCCGTCTTCTCGGACATTTCCAAGTACTTGTCGCCCAGTCAGAAGTCGCGGATTAGCTCCTATCGTCCCAAGAAGAGCTATACCACGGGATATCTCTCGGCTTCCAAGGAGAATCTAGCTTCCACTCCTTCACTCTACCCGAGCGCCACAGTTCCGGCTGCTCCTCTTCCCGCGGACAGTGTCCCGGCCCCTGTGGAGATCTTCAGCTTTATCGAGAAGCAGGAGGACTACATCGATCAGCTGGAGAAAGAATCCAAGTACTGTCGCAACGAGCTGACCAATCTGTTGGGTAAAGTCAAGGATGTGATCAATGAAAACGAGCAGTTGACGGAGAACGCTCGCTCTGAGTTGGTGGGTCTTGGTTCGGGAAATTCCAAGCATCCCATTGCCACCACTAGTCCTTCCTCGGACAGTGACGAGCACTTGATGTTCGCCAGTGGACGTAAGACACCTTTGACCCCGAGGAAGGGTGCCTCCAAGGGACAGGTGCAGAGTCCTCGTTATGCCAGCGCTCCGAATATTGTTTACGAGGCCAGGATCAGCGAACTGGAAGCCGAACTGATGCAGGCCAGCATCGATCTGAGGCGTCTGCGTACGGAGAACGAGGAGCTGAAGCGGAAGCTGGCACATACGGATCCTCTAACCACTGTGGCCACCTTATCGGGAGGATCCAACTGCGAATTGCACCGCAAGCAGCTGGAGAACCTGCAGCAGGATAAGCAAACTTTGGAGGAGAGTGTTCGCCACTTGCAGAGACTACTCGACGAGGCAAAGGCCCAGAGTCAGGGCAGCGCCTCGTCCAAGCGGTATATCAACGACTTGGTGCAGATGGAGCGCTCCCAGGCCGAGCTGGAGGTACGCCACCTGCGGGATGAACTGGATCGCCAGCACGAGCGGGTCAGGGAGCTGCAGCACGAGATGGCCAGGCGGTTGGCCGAGGAGCGGGCCAGTGCCGAAAGGCGCTACAACAGCCAGGTGGATCAACTGGGCGGAGATCTGAGTTGCCAATGGGAGCAGGTGTCCAAGCTGCAGTTGGATCTGGAGCGCCAGAAGCGGTATGAAACGGATCTCAAGCGGGATGTGGCCAGTCGCAATTCGCAGATCGAAGAGTTGAAAATGGAACTAAGAGCCAACAGGACCACCTTCCTGGCGGACATGGCGCAGGTGAATGCAGAGAAGCAGTCTCTGGAGCAGGACATCACCGCGCTTCGCCTTCAGCTGGATCGGGCTGCCAGGGAGTCCAAGACGGAGGCAGCTCGTCTTAATGCGGAAATAAACTCGCTGAGGCAGCGCCTGGATCGTGGGGATGCTGATCTCCTGCACTCCAAGCGAGAGGTACTGCGGCTCAATGACGAGATAGCCAATCTCGAAAAGGAG CTTGCTTATGGGGAGCTGAAGAACGAGATACGACCCACCAAAAAGGATCTGGACAAGAGGATCTCTGAGTTGCAGGATAAGCATG AACCAATTTGCGATCTTGCGatgccaacaacaacaagcgcTCCTTTGACCACAACAACAGTAGCGGCTCCTACAACAATAAAAGAAAGCGCAAACGAGTTCACTTTGCCGCCTGATCTGCAACTGGCCGATTTTCCAGGGGATGTGGCTGCTGATGTCGCTGCTGCCACAACCGCGGATGCTGTTGCCGGCGAGGGCGACGAGATCCTGCAGAACATAATCAGAAGCAATGAGCGGCTGGCCAAGGAGTTGGCCAAGATGCCGCCGCTTCCCAAGATTTCCAGCTACAAGAAGTCCAGAAGCAGAGCAGAGCCACCAACGCCAATAGCAGCGGCatctgcagcaacagcagcgacaCCAGCGACATCCAAGATTAAATGCTTCTGCCCCAGTTTCATGCGACACAGACACGAGCATGAGCACATACACACGTTGCGCAGacgcagcagcggcagcaacagcaactgcagcagcgaGACGAATGTTGCATGTTGCCGCAGCAgtcgcaacagcagcaacagcaggccaacagcaacatcggcgtcgccagcagcagcagcagcaacatcggccAGCAAAGCGCGTACACAAACCACGCACAGCAAGAGCATGAAATGCCACGGCCACGAATCCACATCCACCCTAGACACGCACCACCAGCACGAGCACCACCGCAccacaagcagcagcagcaccaccaccaacgcCGGCTGCTGCCATCCATGCAAAACGGATCCGTTGCCTTGGCTGCAACAGCATTTAGTTTTGAACCAGATCCTCAGTAGTACGAGTAGTGCCACCGCCTGCCAGCCCACGTGTCAAGTGCAACACTTGACGGTGGATGCTGATAGCATGGCAGCCACATCGGCAGATGCCACATCCACTGCCTGCCGCGGTCCTGGCAGCAATGCGCTGAGCGCCAGCATCAAGCCGAAGTTGTACTTTGAGCAGCTGCTGCGAAGAGACGGTTGCCACAAGAAGCCACGTCCGCCCGTCAAAGTGGACGTCAATGTGCGACTGGTGCCCAAGCAGAAGCAGCCGAGGTCGAAGGTCACTCACTCCCTGAACGAGACGTTCGTCAAGGAGGTGGACGAGGTGGCACAGGCCATGAATGAGACCTTTGTCAAGGAGACGTCGCCAGAGCTGGCCGAGATCGATGAGCAGCTGGCGGAGCTGGAGAGCAATCGAGAGCGCGAGGATCGCGAGGATCACGAGGAGGTGGACGAGGAgacggaggagcaggagcaggccACCAAGCTTTGA
- the LOC6537115 gene encoding cingulin isoform X3, translated as MFDCATNFEPSSPPCPHALVCKMKADNFFKYGAPLYQPKNTNRSHLHSHSHSQNQPQAHTGNIGHLTSSPLLTSDDLRHLTQQRSTGYSDRESLASVSSAGGRIKRRSRNFPMKSSKGGITKKSKTMDYTNYAYNEAVGRLKVMLADNSYVAPKLGGGVSSYLRNLNEDSGDNFSDNLSVIERPVFSDISKYLSPSQKSRISSYRPKKSYTTGYLSASKENLASTPSLYPSATVPAAPLPADSVPAPVEIFSFIEKQEDYIDQLEKESKYCRNELTNLLGKVKDVINENEQLTENARSELVGLGSGNSKHPIATTSPSSDSDEHLMFASGRKTPLTPRKGASKGQVQSPRYASAPNIVYEARISELEAELMQASIDLRRLRTENEELKRKLAHTDPLTTVATLSGGSNCELHRKQLENLQQDKQTLEESVRHLQRLLDEAKAQSQGSASSKRYINDLVQMERSQAELEVRHLRDELDRQHERVRELQHEMARRLAEERASAERRYNSQVDQLGGDLSCQWEQVSKLQLDLERQKRYETDLKRDVASRNSQIEELKMELRANRTTFLADMAQVNAEKQSLEQDITALRLQLDRAARESKTEAARLNAEINSLRQRLDRGDADLLHSKREVLRLNDEIANLEKELAYGELKNEIRPTKKDLDKRISELQDKHAGTVNELEEMITSQKQLMDKLTSECKTLTGKLEDTTYKHKTNLRSCDANNNKRSFDHNNSSGSYNNKRKRKRVHFAA; from the exons ATGTTTGATTGTGCCACAAACTTTGAGCCAAGTTCCCCCCCGTGCCCCCATGCCCTTGTGTGTAAAATGAAAGCAGACAACTTCTTCAAGTACGGCGCCCCTTTGTACCAACCGAAAAATACCAATCGGAGCCACTTGCACTCGCATTCGCACTCGCAGAACCAACCGCAAGCCCACACCGGCAACATCGGCCATCTGACATCGTCGCCGCTTCTGACGAGCGACGACCTGCGTCATCTCACCCAGCAGCGGTCCACCGGATACTCGGACAGGGAGAGCCTCGCCAGCGTGAGCAGTGCGGGTGGCCGGATAAAGAGGCGATCGAG aaatttcCCGATGAAGTCCTCGAAGGGAGGCATCACCAAGAAGAGCAAGACCATGGATTACACCAACTACGCCTACAATGAGGCAGTGGGTCGCCTCAAGGTAATGCTGGCCGACAACTCCTACGTTGCACCCAAGCTAGGAGGAGGTGTGTCGTCCTATTTGCGCAACCTCAACGAGGATTCCGGCGACAACTTCTCCGACAACCTATCG GTAATTGAGCGACCCGTCTTCTCGGACATTTCCAAGTACTTGTCGCCCAGTCAGAAGTCGCGGATTAGCTCCTATCGTCCCAAGAAGAGCTATACCACGGGATATCTCTCGGCTTCCAAGGAGAATCTAGCTTCCACTCCTTCACTCTACCCGAGCGCCACAGTTCCGGCTGCTCCTCTTCCCGCGGACAGTGTCCCGGCCCCTGTGGAGATCTTCAGCTTTATCGAGAAGCAGGAGGACTACATCGATCAGCTGGAGAAAGAATCCAAGTACTGTCGCAACGAGCTGACCAATCTGTTGGGTAAAGTCAAGGATGTGATCAATGAAAACGAGCAGTTGACGGAGAACGCTCGCTCTGAGTTGGTGGGTCTTGGTTCGGGAAATTCCAAGCATCCCATTGCCACCACTAGTCCTTCCTCGGACAGTGACGAGCACTTGATGTTCGCCAGTGGACGTAAGACACCTTTGACCCCGAGGAAGGGTGCCTCCAAGGGACAGGTGCAGAGTCCTCGTTATGCCAGCGCTCCGAATATTGTTTACGAGGCCAGGATCAGCGAACTGGAAGCCGAACTGATGCAGGCCAGCATCGATCTGAGGCGTCTGCGTACGGAGAACGAGGAGCTGAAGCGGAAGCTGGCACATACGGATCCTCTAACCACTGTGGCCACCTTATCGGGAGGATCCAACTGCGAATTGCACCGCAAGCAGCTGGAGAACCTGCAGCAGGATAAGCAAACTTTGGAGGAGAGTGTTCGCCACTTGCAGAGACTACTCGACGAGGCAAAGGCCCAGAGTCAGGGCAGCGCCTCGTCCAAGCGGTATATCAACGACTTGGTGCAGATGGAGCGCTCCCAGGCCGAGCTGGAGGTACGCCACCTGCGGGATGAACTGGATCGCCAGCACGAGCGGGTCAGGGAGCTGCAGCACGAGATGGCCAGGCGGTTGGCCGAGGAGCGGGCCAGTGCCGAAAGGCGCTACAACAGCCAGGTGGATCAACTGGGCGGAGATCTGAGTTGCCAATGGGAGCAGGTGTCCAAGCTGCAGTTGGATCTGGAGCGCCAGAAGCGGTATGAAACGGATCTCAAGCGGGATGTGGCCAGTCGCAATTCGCAGATCGAAGAGTTGAAAATGGAACTAAGAGCCAACAGGACCACCTTCCTGGCGGACATGGCGCAGGTGAATGCAGAGAAGCAGTCTCTGGAGCAGGACATCACCGCGCTTCGCCTTCAGCTGGATCGGGCTGCCAGGGAGTCCAAGACGGAGGCAGCTCGTCTTAATGCGGAAATAAACTCGCTGAGGCAGCGCCTGGATCGTGGGGATGCTGATCTCCTGCACTCCAAGCGAGAGGTACTGCGGCTCAATGACGAGATAGCCAATCTCGAAAAGGAG CTTGCTTATGGGGAGCTGAAGAACGAGATACGACCCACCAAAAAGGATCTGGACAAGAGGATCTCTGAGTTGCAGGATAAGCATG CGGGAACGGTAAATGAGCTTGAGGAAATGATAACATCTCAGAAGCAACTCATGGATAAACTGACCAGCGAGTGTAAGACCTTAACGGGCAAATTAGAGGACACGACCTACAAGCACAA AACCAATTTGCGATCTTGCGatgccaacaacaacaagcgcTCCTTTGACCACAACAACAGTAGCGGCTCCTACAACAATAAAAGAAAGCGCAAACGAGTTCACTTTGCCGCCTGA